ATGGCAGGAGGATTCGGCGTGCTTAAGGATGTTCCCAAGACATTAGTCTATGAGCTTGTGGATTATCGAAACAGCCTTGGAAAGGTTATTCCCGACAGCATCATAAAGCGTCCTCCCTCAGCAGAGCTTCGCCCTGGCCAGAAGGATGTTGATACACTGCCGCCATATGAGATCTTGGACCCCATCCTACATGCGTATGTTGAACAAGACAAAAGCATTGCAGAAATCGTAGCCATGGGTTTTGATGAGCCAACTGTTAGGCGGGTTGCTCATATGGTTGACCGAAATGAATACAAGCGGCGGCAGGCGCCACCCGGCATTAAAATCACACCAAAAGCTTTTGGCAAGGACAGACGTCTTCCAATCACCAACAAATATAGGGAGTAGGGGAAAGTTCAGGTATGCCTCAAATCTTTGTCACAAGCACAGAATCAGATAATCCGTTTGCGATTGACATTGCAGTATACTGTAAGCAGACTATAGATATAGCCGACATTATTTCTCTAAAGACATTTGCAAACAGCGAATTTTGCCCACGCTTTATCAGCGATGAGAACGACCTTCAGAATATTGGCAACAAGCTGTGCAACACGACTGTCATTATTGTTTCCACAGCCTCAAATAGCGTAAGCCGGAACGAACTCTCCTGGCGGACCCTACTAGTTGCAAGAGCAGCCAAAGATAATGGTGCTAAACAGGTTATTCTAATCGAGCCCGACCTTTTCTTCAGCGCTCAAGACCGAGGACCTAGGCCCGAACACGGAGAGGTGGATTTTAAACGCGACATATGGGACTATAAGAAATTCGACGGCCAACCTTTCAGTAGCAAGCTTTACGCGGAGTCGCTGGCGCTCGCAGGAGTTGATGCTGTAATTACCGTACACAACCACTCGGCTTCCGTGCAAAGACTTTTTAACCGAATCATGAATGGACGTTTTCTAAACCTATCTCCTGCCGAGGTTTTCGCAGACTACATCCGCAGGTCCGATGTAACACCAAGTCTACATTCTGGTGATGGCGTGCTAATATGTGCGCCAGACAAAGGAGCAAGGGGTTTTGCCATTGAGGTACAAAATAAATTGGGTATGCCCTCTGCAGGATTACTCTATATTGCTAAGGAGCGAACAGGCGAACGGCATATATCGAGCTTTATTGACCCATCATCACCATGTCCTCTGGAAGCCATCCAGGGAAAGGACGTCGTAGTATTTGACGATATGGTGCGCACCGGCGGAACAATTAAAGAATGCTGTCGCCTACTAAAAGAAGCGGGGGCAGGCAGGGTTGTCTTCTTCGTTACCCACTTTTACTCTTCCCCAGAGGTACGCGAGAATCTCAACAGCCCCGATCTAGACGAGATTATCACTACCAACACTCTCCCCTCGATTTTGAATCGAGACATGCAGGGACGATTGCGACGCAAGCTCACGGTCCTAAAGATAGAGAAATGGATATCCCACCACATCTTGAGTTATTTGGGCCTTCCCACCGACCACCTTACTGGCCAATTGTATTCAGTGGATATGTCCTCTAAAAATCCACGCTGGTCGCCATAATGGGCTAAACGAAAATTCGCATTTTTTAATGACTGCAACCCTAACATATAAAAACAATAAATAACCGCTCAAGGTCGGGGTGGTTGAGTATCACCCAAAATTTTCGCATACTTCCAGTAACTTTTTCACAGATGTGAAATC
This sequence is a window from Armatimonadota bacterium. Protein-coding genes within it:
- a CDS encoding phosphoribosyltransferase family protein, with the protein product MPQIFVTSTESDNPFAIDIAVYCKQTIDIADIISLKTFANSEFCPRFISDENDLQNIGNKLCNTTVIIVSTASNSVSRNELSWRTLLVARAAKDNGAKQVILIEPDLFFSAQDRGPRPEHGEVDFKRDIWDYKKFDGQPFSSKLYAESLALAGVDAVITVHNHSASVQRLFNRIMNGRFLNLSPAEVFADYIRRSDVTPSLHSGDGVLICAPDKGARGFAIEVQNKLGMPSAGLLYIAKERTGERHISSFIDPSSPCPLEAIQGKDVVVFDDMVRTGGTIKECCRLLKEAGAGRVVFFVTHFYSSPEVRENLNSPDLDEIITTNTLPSILNRDMQGRLRRKLTVLKIEKWISHHILSYLGLPTDHLTGQLYSVDMSSKNPRWSP